The Jaculus jaculus isolate mJacJac1 chromosome 1, mJacJac1.mat.Y.cur, whole genome shotgun sequence nucleotide sequence TTCCCTGCAGGTAGTAGTGGGCTATGGTTACCCACAGTGCATTTCTAAGTGGCATATGGAGCCCATCAAACGGAGCCACGGGCCTAGTGGTATGTCGAGGAAGGTTGACGAGCTGCCTTTTGACTTACGGATGGGTGTGGGGACCTACTATCGCTGCTTGTGGAAATGAGGCACCTGGGCAGGAAAGTGCCCATTACTGAGTGGGAAGGCTCCTCCCaggaccccctcccccacaatcCACCCACTGACACAACAGTTCAAGTCCTAATTTTATTATGAAAGAAATGGAGGCAGGCCCTTACCCTACCAACTGGTAGACAGCCATCGTACCTTCCCTGGCATTCACACAGGAGGACCCTACCCCACGTCCAAGTCCCAGCAACCTGGCAGAGTAGAGACActaacaagtgtctggagtctaGCTGGGAGGGGTGGAGGTGGCCGCTCAGTCCAGTGTGGGTGCCAAGGTGGCCTTCACAACTCCTTCTTGCAGGAACCtagggtgggaggggaggctggGGTCAACCTCAGCAGATCTGACCCCCACCCTCTGGCCTTCTAGTCCCTATCTACCACCCAGGGGCTCCTCAGGATCtctgggcctgggagatggcatGTTGGCACTCACAGGACCCCAGCTGCTCCTCCAGGAAGGAGACCTGCTCACTCAGGGAGTCAATGCGGTCCAGCTGTTGGAAGGAGTGGGCCAGCAGGCTGGCAGGGTCCTGCAGTCCGGGCTCCAAGGCTCGTGAGGCCAGGCTGTGCAGTGGGGCCAGTACCAGCTGCAGCTTCTGAAGGAGGGGTGCAGAAAGCCACTGACCCTGGGGCTGGCCCCTCAACCCTCTCAGCTTCGTGGGCTCTTAGGGAAAACGAAGAGGAGGTGTGGCAAGTCTCTACCTAGCCCTAGGAGCAGGATTCCGCTGACCGCTAAAGGAATCAGTTGCACTGGACCCTGCTCGCCACTAGAGGGTGGTGTTCCACTGGCAGAGCCGTGGGAAACCCCAAAATAACATCTGTCCCAGGGTGACAGGTGGGGTGAGCTTTCTGGTCCTGGAATCCCCCTATACACGTGACTTGAGGTAGCCAAGCTTGGATCTTCTTGGCCAGGGGCATCTCACATGAAGTGTTTTACATAGCAAGGAAGCCGGCATCTTTGTAGTCCTCCTCCATGGAACCCCACAACCTCATGGGCTGGAACCACAACCCTGAAGACTGTTGTCTGTGGGCCCTGGCAAGGCTGGAACCCCATGAATGCTgctcagccccacccccacccaggccTCACCTGCTCCAGCACATCGACCCGGGACCGCAGCCTGTGCACCTCCTCCCTCACCGGGCTGTCCATTCCTGGGGAGGGGGCAGATCCAGGCCCGGGTCAGGGAGGGCAGCTCCCTACCCCACCAGAACTGACCTCTATCCCCAGGGAGACATTTGAGGCCCGCCACCCCCGCCCCCGGCCCCAGCTGTGGGAACACAGTCCTGGAGATGAAGGGCTAGCGCTCTGGACTGCTGTCCACTCGGGACTGGAGGCCTCAGGCCCTGCTGAGGAACATGGGCATGCAGCTCTGAGTGCTCCCCAGAGCTCCCCCTTGGTCCTGGGCTCCTGATCTTGTGTGCGGATGGTAGTCTTCACGGAAATCCGACGGGCTCCTGGCGCTGGGCTGCTAACGACGCATTATTACTCACGGTACGAGTTTGAAGTGTCACAGCGCGTACCAAAAGTAATAATGTGCTGTCACCAGCGACGGCATGGTGTGTCTTCCATTCTCCGGGCCAAGATGggcttccccccacccaccccgggGGAGCCCTTCCCACAACACCTTCCAGAAACCTGGGGAAAGTGGCTCTGCTGCCTTCCATATGAACCTCCTTCCAGCCCAAAGCTCCTGGGCCCTGTCTTTCCCGTGTGGTGATAACCTCCCCTGAGGGCTGGCTGccctcagtgtccccatgcccagctcagccacGGAAGGATGCCCACATTCCAAGCCCAAGCATagcagcaagtgtgtgtgtggtggggcggTGAAGTCACCTGTTGTAGGGTTTGGGGCCACCTGAGAGGAGTCTTCCTTGGGCAGGCAGAGCGTCCCGTCTTCAGACAAGCTGTGCCCCTCCCAACACTGGCACCAATAACTGCCCGCGGTGTTGACACAGTGTTGGGGACAGCTGGCTTCTCCGGTATTGCATTCATCCACGTCTGTGGGAAACGGGGGTCAGATGAACAGTTGTCCACAGATGGCTAGGTCCCACTCAGGGAGTCTTAAGACAACTGGGAGGACAGGAGTGGCCTTACCTGTGTGGCAGGTGTCTCCCCGCCATCCTGCAGGGCAGCGGCAGCGGCCTGGCCACACACAGCTCCCTCCGTTCCCACATGGTGGCTGGCATATTGCTGCACGTGGGGAAAGCCTGTCACCAACTCAGAGGGAGGCAGGGGCTATGCTGGGCAGCGGGGGTCTGTCATGCAGGACATGCTGCCCTTACCTGTTCCACAGGCCCCAGGGAGCCCGCCGGTCCTCTTCCAGCCAGGGCAACAGGCGTAGCGAGGCCTGGTAAGGGCTGGCCCAGGGCTGTGGCGGTAGGCGGTCCTGTAGATGGTTCTGCAAGGAGGGGAAATGGCTCAAAGGGGCCCAACATGAAGTGGCTTAGGCAAGGCCTTCCCTAGACAGGATGTGCCCTGGCCACTCCAACTGCCAGCTTCTAGATGGTTTAATACTATCACCCCAGGGTCCGATCAGTGCCCTCCCCAGGGATGGTAGTGTGCATCACTGCACAGCCCTTTCCCTGCTAGTGTCCTGCTGCCCGGTAGCAGGACCAAAGCTCTACGGTGGGCACCTAGTTCCAGAACCAGGCAGGGctgtgcctcccccccccccccgcaggggTCACTTGCGCACTGGGTTGAAGTCTGGCTTGCTGCCCTTCCTTGGGCCTGgggtcctcagcactgaaactgCTGACGCTAGCACTCTGCTATCTTTGGGGGCTCAGGAGTCTCTGGACTCCGGGCGTCCAGGCTCATGCACCTGGGGCCTTTCCCAGATGTTTCTAGGAAGCTGAGCTTCCCACATTTGAAACAAGGAAGAGCCTCTGAGCTGTGCCCTGGGGCTGCATGCCTCTCACGCTAACCTGCTAGCCTGATGAGACCGCTAGGGGTCTCCACTGGAGCGCACTGGAATGTGTCACGGGGAAAAGGGTGATGGCTCCAGTCCCCGGGGCTGGAGTAGGATGACAGGCAGACTTAAAAGAGgtaggcttagcggttaagcgcttgcctgtgaagcctaaggaccccggttcgaggctcggttccccaggtcccacgttagccagatgcacaagggggcgcacgcctctggagttcatttgcagaggctggaagccctggcacgcccattttctctctctccctctatctgtctttctctctgtgtctgtcgctctcaagagGTAGGCACTACTACTGATGCCAGGGAGGGATGAGTGCCTGCCCTGCCCTTAGAGTGGAGGGGTACTGAAGGGATAAGCAGCCCCTATAAAAATAGgccctgaggggctggagagatggcttagtggttaagacacttgcctgggaagcctaaggaaccaggctcaattccgcagaacccacattaagtcagatgcacatggtggcgcatgcatctggagttcatctgcagaggggccctggagttcccattctctctttctcaaaaagaaaaagatagccaGGCGTAGCGGCgcccacctttgatcccagcactcgggaggtaggatacccgagggttcgaggccaccctgaggctacattaatgaattccagtcagcttgggctacagtgagaccctacctggaaaaaccaataaataagtaaataatttttttttaaaggccctgATGTCAGGGGCAGCTCAATGCTCAGGCCTGAGCCTCCAATCTTGGGGTGTTTGTGGGTTTgccccttcctgtgtgtgtggtgAGCAAGGAACCTAGTTCTGGGCAGTAGACACTTACCGGTAGGTACTGCAGGCTCGGTGCCCGTCGCAGGTGGTGAGGAAGGGCTGGTATACTCGCTGCACAAAGGACTCCAAGACAGGGCCCCTGGCAGCCCCCACAGCACACACCCTGCGGCTATTGAGGGGGTGGCAGAAGTCAGCAGGAAGTCCCAGAGCCAGAACCCCCCAAGCCCGGGGATACAGAAATACGGGGAAGGGGCTTCCAGTGTTGCTGTGAGCAGAACCGGCACCTGGAGCCTACACGGAatccctcccaagtactggaggtgggggggggggggagactgccTTGAACAGGGCTGACAGTTCCTCTCTGCAACCCCAGCATCCCAAGGCCCAAGCCTTGGCTCACCTGGGCCGGTAGACATGCTCGGTGCCACCTGCCACCGAGACTAGAAACCAAGTCACAAGCAGCTCCACAGAGCCCCGCATGGCCTGTGTCTCTGGGTGGGCTGGCCTTCTCTTCTGGGTGGCCTGGGGAGGGGGCAAGTCAGAATACCATCAGTCCATTTCAGACCCCTGGTGAGGTTGGTACCTCTGGTCACTTGCTGAAGCAATACTGCAAGGTGAGGCCCAGGGTGAACATTTGATGCcagttcctccttcctcccctggcTGGATTTAGGGTCCTTGTACATAACCAGTCCAGTTTGGCCTCCACTGCCTGCAGGTGGTGGGGAGACCAGCACAGCCAGGGACTTTTGACACCCCATCATGATCTTTTTGGACTTTGGGCTCTTGGCTAAATGCAGAGCCAGCCCCTGGGGCACTGTGGATTCCATGGGGTGCAGGTGTCTGCTGTCCACAGAGATAGAGAGCCATGATGGTGTGCGCACCTTTCAAGCAAGAGGGTCTACAACCTGGGGGTGCACGTGTGCAAATGCATCACAGCCCtaagcaggaagatcagatgCCAAGGGCTCACTGGAGCCATCTCCAGCTTTCTTCCTGGCTGTGTGGTGTGGTCCAAGGAGACAGGAATGCAGAAACCCCAGCTCAGAGTTAATGGTCTGTGACAATGTGGAAGGGACTGGGGCGGGCCTGTGCCGTGGGGAGGGGTGGCTGCCCCTTTGTCCTATGTGCAGCCATGGGGATAGAAAGCTGGCAAGCGCCACTCCACGACAACATGAGTTCTTCTTAATGAGGAGGTGGCTCCTTCCCACACTGCCCCCAAAGGAAGGGGCCAGGAGACTGGTGTGGTTGATGGAGTTTGGGGCAAACCAACCTATCCACTGAACTCAGTTTCCTCCAAGATACCACTAGTGTCTGCGACAGTAGTTCCCACAGACAGTGACACCCCTGAGTGGGTGGTTACCGAGCCCTAGTTGGCTGGCCAAACCCTTCTGTGAGAGAGCGAGCCTCTGCCTGCTTCTCAAGGCTGCCACAGAGACCAGTCCACATGGCCCCTGCATCACACTAAGATCCTTCCTGCACCCCTGTCTGTGGAGGCGGAAGGGGAGGGCAGggcggggctgggggtgggggctttGAACTGAACTGCCTGCACTTAGTTTGGGTGCAAAGAGGCAATACTGAAGCATCCAAGCTGGAGTGTGGCTTACCCGTCTGAGGGAACTTAGGAAAGTTAGCCCTGGAGTGGGCCCTAAGGGGAGGACACCATCAGGGGGGTGGGTCTGGTAGTTCAGGCAAAAATCAAATGGCCCCTGAGCGGTAGGGCCTAGGAAGAAAGGAGTGGGCCAGCATTCGTATAACATGGGCAGCTAGATGCCAGAGGTCCACAACCCCTGTGCCCACCCCTACAGGAGCCTGGGGACCTCTCTCCCACAGACGCTAGCCCTCCCACAaaacctctctctgtctgtggctagAAAGGGAACTGTGTTTTAGAACAGGAGAAGCGATTTTTGAAAAGTCATGCTTTGCCCGAGCCCAGAGGAGGCCTGTGCAGCTCTGGGCTCACAGCTCTTTTCCTTTGGTGTTCAGACCTGCCGGCAAACAGGCTGTGTCGCCTGCAGGATGATAAGCGAGCATTTCCCCTGGAGTGTTGTTACCATGGGCCCTTGCGgccctctccccctctaccttGCCACTCAACAGCCTCCACAGTGGGtggagggggggggcgggggagcttGGGTCTGGAGAGGCAACGGTCTGGCCAAAGCAAGGGGGTGGGCGCCGGATCACTTTGCGCCAGGAGGGTTATCTGGACATCGACACCTACTGGAGGTGAGGAGGGATGAGGGTGGCACGATGACCAGACGGATTCGGCGGGGACGTCCTCTCTCTCCACTGCCTGCCCGCGCCCCTCCCAGGCTCCACGGAGATGGGGATGGAGTGTGACAACGCGACTTGGCTGCGCCGTTGGGGGGAGCCATGAGCCCCCACGGCCCTGAGTCAGGTCCTGGTGGTGGGGGTCGCAGGACTTGGGACAGGGTGAGGGGAGTAGCGCCCTTGTCGCCAGCAGGGGTCGCCGTTTCTCAAGGCCACTGGGCCCATTCTCCCGGCGGCCGCAGGACCAGGGTTGGGGCGTGGGgtccgcgcgcgcgcgcgcctgcCCGGCGCGGCCCAGCTGCAGCCCCCGCGCGCTCACCTCTCGGGTCCCCGCGATCGCTCGCTCGGCGTCGCCCGGGTGGCAGCCCCCCCAGCTCCGCACCCGGCAGCCCCAGCCTACCCGTAGGCCCCGTCCGGGTGGCCTACAGATCCCCGCCCCCGACGCCCCTACGCCCCGGTCCCCGGCTCCCTCCGCACTCACCGCGCGGTCCGGGGCGCGcacgcgccgccgccgccgccaccgctgCCGCGCTGTGGGGGCCccgagccccgccccgccccgcccctgtcCCCGCCCCACCTGGCGACCGAGCGGGAGCCCTGCCCCGGGGCGGGAGGCGAAACCCCACCTCGGCCCCATTGCGCGGATGGAGAAACTGAGACCCTGCGGCGGAGGCTCCCGCGGCCTTGCAGCGAATCATCCAGCTCCCGCGGCTCTAGGCGCAAACCAGCCTTGGAGCGGTCGGCGCAAGCCCATTCAGGATGGGGCCCTCCCTAGCCCTGCTGCGGGGCGCGTGAGGGACACAGGGCCGAGCTGGTGCTGGAAGCCGCGTGGGGCGCCCAGATTGACCCTCGCGCACTCTCAAGGCTCCCAGGCTGACGACTTGCCGGTGGGATAGTCTTTGAAGGCTCCAGCCGCCCCGTGGGGGAGCTGAAGCTAATCCACTTTGCAGCCTTAGGGGGCTGGGAGTCACTCCCAGCCCTATAGACCCGGTACCCGCTCCGAATCACTGGACAGAACCCAGGTGGGACCCCCAAACCTCTTGCCTAGCCATAGTGTGTTAGGAGGGGAATCTTCCCAGGACTCCCTCCTGACACCTCTTGGCCACCCTCACTGGTGGCCCTCTTATTCAGGAGACCTCTTATTAGGGTCACCCCTAGTACTCTTCCCAAGAATtgatctcccctcccccacacggtTACCCCTACAGGTTTGTGGGCTGGTCATTTCTCCTCTCCCAGCACCCATTTCTGAATTAGCCCTGCGACTCTGTGACTGTATTTCCTTGCCACGACTGTCCGGGCTCTTACAGTACAAGAGGTGCTGGCCTTGTCAACCCCTTGAACCCTGTCCAGGTCCTGGTCGCGTAactcatgtgtatgcatgtgtaagaTGTGTGCTTCCAGGAAGGCTTGGCAACTGGCTGCTGCCCAGAGGGCTTGGGACTACTTACCTGTGGCCAAGCCACACCTCATCCCCTGGGTACTGATGGCAGCTGCTCTTCCGGGTGGTCCAGGCTGCCACAGCCTTGCTGCTGCTGGAGGCTGTGGGTCAGAGATGGGATGTCCGTTAGGGCCTGGGTCACCCTGATGATGTCCAGGTGCTTGGAAGGGGCTCAGGGTCGGGGCTTCCCTGTGGCCTCAGCCTGCACTACaagtcccctccccccagcccataATGAGAAATCCTGGATCTGCCAGCAGAAGCAACCACTGCCCTGCCCAGCCCCACTCCCTGTCCATCTTGGTCTTTCTGACCAGCAGGCTCCCCTCCTCGGCCTATTGGGCAGAGGGGCAACCCGGATGCCTCTTGCCGGTCTTCTCTGCTCTCGCCCAGGCCATGGCTTAACCAGcttctcatctgaaaaatggCTGTGCTGGTTGCGGGGAGGAGTCCAGAAACTCCTCTGTGGCTTAGGGGCATTTGGGACAGGGCTTAAGAACAAGGGACAAGGAGCCCAGGCGGCTCCTTCAGGGGCCAAGATCAGCCCAGGTGACTACATTATACTCTTCCAAGCTGCCTCTAAgcctgagcccccccccccccacaacggCCCAGCAAGAAGATGGTTCCTTCCAGACCCGTTTCCATGCCTCCACGTGCTACAGACCTAGCTTTGGGTCCCCCTCTCCCAAGGAGTGCTCCCCTGACCGCACCCCTATGCCCCTGGGCATCCTGTCATCCACCATTAGTGACAAACCGAAGAGACCTCAGCCCTGTGTCAGCAGAAGAGGAATGGGGACTATAAGTCCTGCCCAGGGGACACCTTGCTAAGCTGAGCCCTGGTGCCAACCCGGGGACTCCTTCAAGGGCAAAGATAAGAGTGGGACCATGAGGTGGAGCTGGGTGTCAAGCCACTCCCAGCTTCTCCATCCTGGGATCAGCCCCTGGGCAGCTAGGGGTGAGGAACGGCGTCTAGACTGGGGCCCCCCAGAGCAAATACTGCGTCAAAGGGGGTCCGACATCCCCCTCCGGGAGATAGGGACGTACAGTGGGACAGCATCCCCCCCGCCCCAGCTAGGCAGGTTAGAGCCCAAGAGACAGGTGCCACGGTCACCCCATCAGGAGCCGGGCACACTCAGGGCCTGATCTGCCCTCCCTGCCCCGCAGGGCCACCCTGCATACCTTCCGCTGCTCAGGTCTGGCCATGGCCACCACCACCGCCGCCTCCTTCAGCCAGGCAAGTACCCTGTCCCTTGAGGGGACAAGTAGCCCGTTGGCTGTCTGGGGCCCCTTCTGAAGACCTCCCGCCTAGCCCGTCCGCTGTAGCCTCCATCCCGGCCAGTGCAGAGGCTCCTCCCGGGCGGGCGAGGAAGGGCGGCTATTTATGCTCCATCCCCTGTAAAATCGGGATTGGGATGGGCCCTTCCCACCGgacttcctgtgtgtgttctctgCTGATAACAGGGATCCGTCAGAGGACAAACAGGAGGCcaaggggctgggggggggggcatcaagAGGGGGGGGCTGACCAAGCTGCAGGAGGGAGGGGGGTGCCGTCCCCTAGGGCTTCAGTGTGTAACCCTGAAGCAACTGGAGACAAAACTTAAACTCAGGGGCAACCTGGCTGGCCTGGGGACAGTGCAGAACTGAGGCTGTGGTGCCGGGGCCTTGCCATCACTTGGCGATCACAGAGCTAAACACACACAAACCAGGTCCACGTGGCTGACAGAAGGGACCTTCTTGCATCTTCGGGCTACAGGAGCTTGGATCTTtccccaggtgtgtgtgtgtgagagagacccAGCTAGGGAGCCtagagggcctccagcccaagGGAGAGCCCAGCCTTGCTAGAGCCATGACCACAGGAGGCACGGAGGTAGTAGGCTGTTAGAAGCAGCCTGAGGATGGGCAGTACCGGCTGCAGGACCTGAGAGCAGCCTGCTCTGGGAAGCCCCCAAGGCCCAGTGGTCATGGGTGTGGCGTGGTGTGGTGAAGGCAGATGTCAACTCTGACTCTCCTGGAACACATGctgcccccccacccacccacagggCCACTGAGCCCTCTTGATCCTACAGATATGCAGCGGGGGGGAAAAAACCCAGTGCCCCAATTCACAGGGGTGCTCTGGACTGATGGCCTGTGGGGACAAAGAATACTTAGGCTTGCTTTCCCCCTCCTCGGCCTCCAGCAAGTTAGGGAGAAGATGGAGGAGTCTTTGGCTCTGTGATTACCTAGGGCCGCTCCCAGCCCCTATTCTAAAGCTCAG carries:
- the Egfl7 gene encoding epidermal growth factor-like protein 7 isoform X1, translating into MRGSVELLVTWFLVSVAGGTEHVYRPSRRVCAVGAARGPVLESFVQRVYQPFLTTCDGHRACSTYRTIYRTAYRHSPGPALTRPRYACCPGWKRTGGLPGACGTAICQPPCGNGGSCVWPGRCRCPAGWRGDTCHTDVDECNTGEASCPQHCVNTAGSYWCQCWEGHSLSEDGTLCLPKEDSSQVAPNPTTGMDSPVREEVHRLRSRVDVLEQVPARRSCEGHLGTHTGLSGHLHPSQLDSRHLLVSLLCQVAGTWTWGRVLLCECQGRYDGCLPVGRVRACLHFFHNKIRT
- the Egfl7 gene encoding epidermal growth factor-like protein 7 isoform X2, whose protein sequence is MRGSVELLVTWFLVSVAGGTEHVYRPSRRVCAVGAARGPVLESFVQRVYQPFLTTCDGHRACSTYRTIYRTAYRHSPGPALTRPRYACCPGWKRTGGLPGACGTAICQPPCGNGGSCVWPGRCRCPAGWRGDTCHTDVDECNTGEASCPQHCVNTAGSYWCQCWEGHSLSEDGTLCLPKEDSSQVAPNPTTGMDSPVREEVHRLRSRVDVLEQKLQLVLAPLHSLASRALEPGLQDPASLLAHSFQQLDRIDSLSEQVSFLEEQLGSCSCKKEL